The Vibrio quintilis DNA window GTTCGTCAGGCGCTGAGCCTTGCGACCAATAAACAGGCGATTATCGATGCCGTCTTCCAGGGGGCAGGTAAAATCGCGAAGAATCCAATCCCGCCAACCATGTGGTCTTACACCAATGATGTGCAGGATTACCCATACGATCCGGTTAAAGCCAAACAACTGCTGAAAGAAGCCGGTTATCCGGACGGCTTTAAGACCAACATCTGGGCGATGCCGGTTTCCCGTCCTTATAACCCGAATGCCCGCCGGATGGCGGAAGTGATTCAGGAAGACTGGAAGAAAGTTGGCGTCGACGCCAATATTGTTTCTTACGAATGGGGTGAATATCTGGCCCGGACCAAAAAAGGTGAACACGATACCTTCCTGATGGGCTGGACCGGAGACAACGGTGATCCGGATAACTTCCTGTATGTGTTGCTCAGCTGTGATGCGGTGGGTGGTTCAAACCGTTCTCAGTGGTGTAATAAAAATTTCGATGATCTGCTGATTAAAGCAAGAAGAACATCAGATAAAGCAGAGCGGACGAAGCTGTACAAACAGGCTCAGGTTCTGTTTAAAGAGAAAGCACCGTGGATTACGGTCGCACACTCTGTTGTTTATGAGCCAATCCGCAAAGAAGTGAAAGGCTACAAAATCGATCCGCTTGGTGGTCATTACTTCTATCAGGTCAGCCTGGAAAAATAATATTTCCGGCGTTTGATGTGAACCAGCGCTCCGGTGTCAGGAAGCAGAGACCGGAGCGCTGCGCGATAGCAGTGGGCTGTTTCGCAGAACTATTTCGCAAAACTATTTCTCAGAACTATCTCACAGAACTATCGCGCTCAATTATGATTATCAGAGAGCTTGTCTTTTTATGTTTCAGTTTATTTTTCGTCGGTTGAGTCTGGTCGTGCCAACCTTTATCGGGATCACGCTGCTGACGTTTACTTTAATCCGCCTGATTCCGGGAGATCCCATCGAAGTGATGGCCGGGGAACGCGGTGTATCTGCTGAGCGCCACGCAGAACTGAGTGCTCAGTATGGCTTTGACCAGCCCTTATATATTCAGTACTTCCGCTATGTGGAAGGTATTATGCACGGTGATTTAGGGCATTCACTTGTCACCAAAGAGCCGGTGCTGAGAGAATTTTTAAATCTGTTTCCTGCAACGGTTGAGCTGGCTTTTTGCGCTGCAATCTTTGCTATTTTAGTCGGGCTCCCCGCCGGGATATTTGCTGCGGTGAAGCGGGGCACGATACTGGACCACTCCGTCATGACGGTATCATTGACGGGATACTCAATGCCGATTTTCTGGTGGGCATTGCTGCTCATGCTGGTGTTCTCCGTCACTTTAGGCTGGACACCGGTTTCCGGGCGTATCGATGTCAGTTACTGGATCGATGATGTGACCGGATTTATGTTGATTGATTCATTCCTCTCCGGAGAAGAAGGCGCCTTTACTTCCGCGGTGTCGCATTTGATTCTGCCCGGTATTGTGCTTGGTACGATTCCAATGGCCGTGATTGCCCGGATGACCCGCTCCTCGATGTTAGAAGTGCTCAGTGAAGATTATATCCGGACCGCGCGTTCCAAAGGGATTGCGCCGTGGCGGGTGATTGTGATTCATGCACTGCGTAATGCACTGATTCCGGTGATTACTGTGATCGGGTTGCAGGTGGGAATTCTGCTGTCAGGTGCGATTCTGACGGAAACTGTCTTTGCCTGGCCGGGCATTGGGAAGTGGCTGATCGAGTCGATTAGTCGCCGCGATTATCCGGTCGTTCAGGGCGGTATTCTGATTGTGGCAACCATGATCATTATCGTGAATCTGCTGGTGGACATTGCTTACGGCATTGTGAACCCGCGTATCCGGCATAGTCGTTAAGGAGAAGGTGATGAGTACTGATTCAACTCAGGTGAACGGCGCTGCACCGGCACCAAGAACACCATTGCAGGAATTTTGGTTTTATTTCAGCAGTAACCGCGGCGCTTTGGCCGGGTTCTGCTTTATTGTGTTCATTTGTCTGCTGGCTATTTTTGCTGATGTGGTGGCGCCACATTCTCCGTCTGCACAGATGCGTGATGCATTACTGTTGCCACCGGCGTGGCTGCATGGTGGCAACTGGTCTTATGTTCTGGGTACAGATGATGTCGGCCGGGATATTCTTTCCCGTCTGATTCACGGCACCCGGTTATCCATTTCAGTTGGTGTGGTTGCCGTGACCGCTTCTTTAATGATCGGAATTTTAATGGGGCTGGTGGCCGGTTATTTCAAAGGCATGATTGATACCGCAATTATGCGGATCGTCGATATCATGCTGGCGATGCCAAGCCTGTTACTGGCGATTGCGATTGTGGCCGTGCTTGGTCCGAGTATCGTCAATGCGGCACTGGCGATTTCCGTTGTTTCCCTGCCGCACTATGTCCGGCTGACCCGGGCTGCAACCCTGGCTGAAATGTCGCGCGATTATGTGACTTCTTCACGGGTGCTGGGTGCCAGTTCGATGCGGCTGATGTTCATTTGTATTCTGCCGAACTGTTTAGCACCGCTGATTGTTCAGGCCACATTAGGTTTCTCTTCTGCGATTCTGGATATGGCAGCTCTGGGCTTCCTTGGTTTAGGTGCACAACCGCCGACTCCTGAATGGGGCAGCATGCTGGCGGATGCACTTCAGTTTGTGCAACGGGCATGGTGGGTCGTGACCTTCCCGGGACTGATGATTTTAATCACGGTTCTGGCGTTTAACCTGATGGGTGATGGTTTGCGTGATGCGCTTGATCCTAAGTTGAAGCAGTAGGGAGGCATCATGGCATTACTGAAATTAGAAAACCTTTCCGTCTCGTTCGGAAATTTCCGGGCGGTAGACAATATCAGTTATCAGGTCGAAGAAGGCGAAGTGCTGGGGATTGTCGGTGAATCCGGCTCCGGAAAAAGTGTCAGTTCTCTGTCTGTGATGGGGCTGATTGATTATCCGGGTAAAGTCTCGGCGGATCAGCTGACCTTTGATGGTCAGGATCTGTTATCGATGTCTGAAAAGCGTCGCCGTCAACTGACTGGTGATGACATCGCGATGATTTTCCAGGATCCGATGACCAGTCTGAATCCTTGTTTTACAGTTGGTTATCAGATTATCGAAGCGCTGAAAACTCATCAGGGCGGCACGAAAAAAGCGTTGCGCCAGCGGGCGATTGAGTTATTGACGATGGTCGGGATTCCGGCACCGGAATCCCGGTTGAAAGCTTATCCGCATCAGCTTTCCGGCGGGATGAGTCAGCGGGTGATGATCGCGATGGCGATTGCCTGTAATCCGCGCTTGCTGATTGCCGATGAACCAACGACGGCGCTGGATGTGACGATTCAGGCACAGATTATTGATCTGCTGGTTGAGTTGCAGCGGGAAAAACAGATGGGGCTGGTGCTGATCACGCATGATCTGGCGCTGGTTGCGGAAGTTGCGCACCGGGTGATTGTGATGTATGCCGGTCAGATTGTTGAATCCGGCCCGGCTGCGGAAGTGTTTTCTGCACCGAAGCATCCGTACACTCAGGCTTTACTGGCATCGTTACCTGAATCTGCTTCAGGCAAAACCCGGCTGGATGCATTATCCGGCGTGGTTCCCGGTCAGTATGACCGGCCAAAAGGTTGTTTGCTGAGCCCGCGTTGTCCGTATGCGACTGAGCGGTGCCGTCAGGAAGCACCACCAACACTTGGGCCTGTTGAACTTCAGGTGAAATGTCATACGCCACTGAACTCTGAAGGGAGGCCGACAGCATGAGTCAGAATTCTGTGATCTTAAAAGCTGCGAACCTGAAGCAACATTATCATGTGAAGCAGGGCATGCTGAAACCGGATGCCGTGGTGAAAGCCGTGGATGGCATCAGCTTTGAACTGGCGCACGGTAAAACACTGGCGGTGGTGGGTGAATCTGGTTGCGGAAAATCCACTTTAGGCCGGATGCTCACCATGATTGAAACGCCGACCGAAGGCAGCCTTGCGTTCAATGGGGAAGAGCTGCTGGCGTTGTCGAAGTCAGACCATAAGGCGCTGCGCCAGAAAATTCAGATTATTTTCCAGAATCCGTATGGGTCGCTGAATCCGCGTAAGAAAATCGGGGCAATTTTAGAAGAGCCGCTGGTGATTAATACGCAGATGAGCAAAGAAGAGCGCAAAGCGAAAGCGATTGAAATGATGGAAAAAGTCGGCCTGAAACGGGAACATTATGATCGTTATCCGCATATGTTTTCCGGTGGTCAGCGCCAGCGTATCGCTATCGCCCGCGGACTGATGCTGGACCCGCAGATCATCGTAGCCGATGAACCTGTTTCAGCACTGGATGTTTCAGTCCAGGCGCAGGTGTTGAACCTGATGATGGATCTGCAACAGGAATTTGGCCTGAGCTATGTGTTTATTTCCCATGACTTATCGGTTGTTGAACACATTGCCGATGATGTGATGGTGATGTATCTGGGGAAAGTGGTTGAACAGGGCACCTGTCAGCAGCTGTTTGAAAACCCGCGTCATCCCTATACACAGGCACTGCTGTCCAGTACGCCGCAACTGGCACCGGATAAACGTCGCCAACGGATTAAGCTGCAGGGTGAATTACCTTCTCCGCTGAATCCGCCTTCGGGGTGCGCTTTTCATGGGCGCTGCCAGTATGCCAATGATCGCTGCCGGCAGGAGACGCCTAAACTGCGTTCAGATGCTCAAGCGCATTTGACGGCTTGTCATGCCGTTGAAGAAAACCGGATCACGCTCAGTTGATCTTCTGGCACAGGTGACAAATTATTTTGTCACCTGTGAATAGCAGGGA harbors:
- the dppC gene encoding dipeptide ABC transporter permease DppC, coding for MSTDSTQVNGAAPAPRTPLQEFWFYFSSNRGALAGFCFIVFICLLAIFADVVAPHSPSAQMRDALLLPPAWLHGGNWSYVLGTDDVGRDILSRLIHGTRLSISVGVVAVTASLMIGILMGLVAGYFKGMIDTAIMRIVDIMLAMPSLLLAIAIVAVLGPSIVNAALAISVVSLPHYVRLTRAATLAEMSRDYVTSSRVLGASSMRLMFICILPNCLAPLIVQATLGFSSAILDMAALGFLGLGAQPPTPEWGSMLADALQFVQRAWWVVTFPGLMILITVLAFNLMGDGLRDALDPKLKQ
- a CDS encoding peptide ABC transporter ATP-binding protein, translating into MSQNSVILKAANLKQHYHVKQGMLKPDAVVKAVDGISFELAHGKTLAVVGESGCGKSTLGRMLTMIETPTEGSLAFNGEELLALSKSDHKALRQKIQIIFQNPYGSLNPRKKIGAILEEPLVINTQMSKEERKAKAIEMMEKVGLKREHYDRYPHMFSGGQRQRIAIARGLMLDPQIIVADEPVSALDVSVQAQVLNLMMDLQQEFGLSYVFISHDLSVVEHIADDVMVMYLGKVVEQGTCQQLFENPRHPYTQALLSSTPQLAPDKRRQRIKLQGELPSPLNPPSGCAFHGRCQYANDRCRQETPKLRSDAQAHLTACHAVEENRITLS
- the dppD gene encoding dipeptide ABC transporter ATP-binding protein, whose protein sequence is MALLKLENLSVSFGNFRAVDNISYQVEEGEVLGIVGESGSGKSVSSLSVMGLIDYPGKVSADQLTFDGQDLLSMSEKRRRQLTGDDIAMIFQDPMTSLNPCFTVGYQIIEALKTHQGGTKKALRQRAIELLTMVGIPAPESRLKAYPHQLSGGMSQRVMIAMAIACNPRLLIADEPTTALDVTIQAQIIDLLVELQREKQMGLVLITHDLALVAEVAHRVIVMYAGQIVESGPAAEVFSAPKHPYTQALLASLPESASGKTRLDALSGVVPGQYDRPKGCLLSPRCPYATERCRQEAPPTLGPVELQVKCHTPLNSEGRPTA
- a CDS encoding ABC transporter permease subunit — encoded protein: MFQFIFRRLSLVVPTFIGITLLTFTLIRLIPGDPIEVMAGERGVSAERHAELSAQYGFDQPLYIQYFRYVEGIMHGDLGHSLVTKEPVLREFLNLFPATVELAFCAAIFAILVGLPAGIFAAVKRGTILDHSVMTVSLTGYSMPIFWWALLLMLVFSVTLGWTPVSGRIDVSYWIDDVTGFMLIDSFLSGEEGAFTSAVSHLILPGIVLGTIPMAVIARMTRSSMLEVLSEDYIRTARSKGIAPWRVIVIHALRNALIPVITVIGLQVGILLSGAILTETVFAWPGIGKWLIESISRRDYPVVQGGILIVATMIIIVNLLVDIAYGIVNPRIRHSR